A single genomic interval of Nocardioides nitrophenolicus harbors:
- a CDS encoding SRPBCC family protein gives MSIPTPTGRRLDRDGETYVELVRTFRAPIEDVWAAVTESDRLARWLGTWTGDPAEGHVLFQMTFEGDDVPREAFRIDECVPPHRLRITTSMPYDGENPEHWLLRVDLAEADGVTTLTFAQNVPDPEMAENVGPGWDYYLDRMVAAETGGDPAAIDFDDYHPAFADHYRKAFG, from the coding sequence ATGAGCATCCCGACCCCGACCGGCCGCCGCCTCGACCGCGACGGCGAGACCTATGTCGAGCTGGTCCGCACCTTCCGCGCGCCCATCGAGGACGTGTGGGCCGCGGTGACCGAGTCGGACCGCCTCGCCCGCTGGCTCGGCACGTGGACCGGCGACCCGGCCGAGGGCCACGTCCTGTTCCAGATGACCTTCGAGGGCGACGACGTGCCGCGCGAGGCGTTCCGGATCGACGAGTGCGTGCCGCCGCACCGGCTGCGGATCACCACCTCGATGCCGTACGACGGCGAGAACCCCGAGCACTGGCTGCTGCGGGTCGACCTGGCCGAGGCCGACGGCGTCACCACGCTGACCTTCGCCCAGAACGTGCCCGACCCGGAGATGGCCGAGAACGTCGGCCCCGGCTGGGACTACTACCTCGACCGGATGGTCGCCGCGGAGACCGGCGGGGACCCGGCGGCGATCGACTTCGACGACTACCACCCGGCGTTCGCGGACCACTACCGGAAGGCCTTCGGCTGA
- a CDS encoding ArsR/SmtB family transcription factor yields MDAFEAIADPVRRALLQRLADGPARVVDLAAEHPISRPAVSRHLRMLVEAGLVDAEDRGRERHYRLRPAGLSPVRTWVDGLGGRRPPIPESALDGLDLEVRRTGRERRATPTTRTTGTDQPDQETA; encoded by the coding sequence GTGGACGCGTTCGAGGCCATCGCCGACCCGGTCCGCCGCGCCCTGCTCCAGCGGCTCGCCGACGGTCCGGCGCGGGTGGTCGACCTGGCCGCCGAGCACCCGATCAGCCGCCCGGCCGTCAGCCGACACCTGCGGATGCTGGTCGAGGCGGGTCTGGTGGACGCCGAGGACCGCGGTCGCGAGCGCCACTACCGGCTGCGACCGGCCGGCCTGTCCCCCGTGCGGACCTGGGTCGACGGCCTGGGCGGGCGGCGACCGCCGATCCCCGAGTCCGCACTCGACGGCCTCGACCTCGAGGTACGCCGTACCGGCCGCGAGCGCCGGGCCACCCCGACCACCCGGACCACCGGAACCGACCAACCCGACCAGGAGACCGCATGA
- a CDS encoding acyl-CoA dehydrogenase encodes MSPDLLLARRDLAFLLHEWLDVTALCSRERYAEHSRDTFDAVLELSAELAAEHFAPHNALSDAQEPQFDGETVTMVPEVGAAVRAFAEAGLVSAAMDESVGGGQLPQVVQQACFAWFQAANVATSGYPMLTMANANLLLAHASPEQVARRVPPMLDGRWFGTMCLSEPQAGSSLADVATRAVRQDDGTFRLFGNKMWISGGDHELGDNIVHLVLARVEGAPPGVKGLSLFATPKYVVDAAGARGERNDVTLAGLNHKMGFRGTVNTVLNFGEGRHLPGGAAGAVGELVGEEGRGLAVMFHMMNEARIGVGAGAVALGYTGYLRALAYARERVQGRPLAAKDPASAPVPIIEHADVRRMLLASKSYVEGGLALVLRAALLLDEQHTHPSAEARSRAGALLDVLTPIVKSWPSQWCLAANDLAIQVHGGYGYTREYGVEQLYRDNRLNPIHEGTHGIQALDLLGRKLVQARGTGLQVLLDAVRETTDRARASGDATLGSYAEQVASVADGFATAVAAAWESGDPRTALVNATTGLEAAGHLVVAWTWLDQLVAVGDRAGAFYDGKRAAGRYFLTHELPKVGPMLDLLAGGDQLFNEVDPVTL; translated from the coding sequence ATGAGCCCCGACCTGCTGCTGGCCCGCCGCGACCTCGCGTTCCTGCTCCACGAGTGGCTCGACGTGACGGCGCTGTGCTCCCGGGAGCGGTACGCCGAGCACAGCCGCGACACCTTCGACGCGGTGCTCGAGCTGTCGGCGGAGCTGGCGGCGGAGCACTTCGCGCCCCACAACGCGCTCAGTGACGCCCAGGAGCCGCAGTTCGACGGCGAGACGGTGACGATGGTGCCCGAGGTCGGCGCGGCGGTGCGGGCCTTCGCCGAGGCCGGCTTGGTGTCGGCGGCGATGGACGAGTCGGTCGGCGGCGGCCAGCTGCCGCAGGTCGTCCAGCAGGCCTGCTTCGCGTGGTTCCAGGCCGCCAACGTGGCGACCTCGGGCTACCCGATGCTGACCATGGCCAACGCCAACCTGCTGCTGGCGCACGCCTCGCCCGAGCAGGTCGCCCGGCGCGTGCCGCCGATGCTCGACGGCCGTTGGTTCGGCACCATGTGCCTGTCCGAGCCGCAGGCCGGCTCCTCGCTGGCCGACGTGGCGACCCGCGCGGTGCGCCAGGACGACGGCACCTTCCGCCTGTTCGGCAACAAGATGTGGATCTCCGGCGGCGACCACGAGCTCGGCGACAACATCGTCCACCTGGTGCTGGCCCGGGTCGAGGGCGCGCCGCCGGGGGTCAAGGGACTCTCCCTGTTCGCCACGCCCAAGTACGTCGTCGACGCCGCGGGCGCCCGCGGCGAGCGCAACGACGTCACGCTGGCCGGCCTCAACCACAAGATGGGCTTCCGCGGCACGGTCAACACGGTGCTCAACTTCGGCGAGGGCCGCCATCTCCCGGGCGGCGCAGCCGGCGCGGTGGGCGAGCTGGTCGGCGAGGAGGGCCGCGGCCTCGCGGTCATGTTCCACATGATGAACGAGGCCCGGATCGGGGTCGGCGCGGGAGCGGTGGCGCTCGGCTACACCGGCTACCTGCGCGCGCTGGCCTACGCCCGCGAGCGCGTCCAGGGCCGGCCGCTGGCCGCCAAGGACCCGGCCTCGGCGCCGGTGCCGATCATCGAGCACGCCGACGTGCGCCGGATGCTGCTCGCCTCGAAGTCGTACGTCGAGGGCGGGCTCGCGCTGGTGCTGCGTGCCGCGCTGCTGCTCGACGAGCAGCACACCCACCCCTCCGCGGAGGCGCGGTCCCGGGCGGGCGCGCTGCTCGACGTACTCACGCCGATCGTGAAGAGCTGGCCCTCCCAGTGGTGCCTGGCGGCCAATGACCTCGCGATCCAGGTCCACGGCGGCTACGGCTACACCCGCGAGTACGGCGTCGAGCAGCTCTACCGCGACAACCGCCTCAACCCGATCCACGAGGGCACCCACGGCATCCAGGCTCTCGACCTGCTCGGCCGCAAGCTGGTCCAGGCCCGCGGTACCGGCCTGCAGGTCCTGCTCGACGCGGTGCGCGAGACCACGGACCGAGCGCGCGCGAGCGGCGACGCCACGCTGGGCTCGTACGCCGAGCAGGTGGCGAGCGTCGCCGACGGCTTCGCGACCGCGGTCGCCGCCGCCTGGGAGTCCGGCGACCCCCGCACGGCCCTGGTCAACGCCACGACCGGGCTGGAAGCCGCCGGCCACCTCGTGGTCGCCTGGACCTGGCTCGACCAGCTGGTCGCGGTCGGTGACCGCGCGGGCGCCTTCTACGACGGCAAGCGCGCCGCGGGTCGGTACTTCCTCACCCACGAGCTGCCCAAGGTCGGTCCGATGCTCGACCTGCTGGCCGGCGGCGACCAGCTCTTCAACGAGGTGGACCCGGTCACGCTGTGA
- a CDS encoding SRPBCC family protein, with amino-acid sequence MQNTTTITLRRSLPIPPERVWELWTTAAGISAWWAPDGFETTVDRIELRPGGSLDYTMTATGPEQVAFMEQAGMPISTASHKEFTEVVEPTRLAYVSLIDFVPGVEPYDHLTVVTLERTATGTDVVMECERLHDEEWTGRIVAGRTNELDNLERLVTA; translated from the coding sequence ATGCAGAACACCACCACCATCACCCTCCGCCGCAGCCTCCCCATCCCGCCCGAGCGGGTCTGGGAGCTGTGGACCACCGCCGCGGGCATCTCCGCCTGGTGGGCACCCGACGGGTTCGAGACGACCGTCGACCGGATCGAGCTGCGCCCGGGCGGCTCCCTCGACTACACGATGACCGCGACCGGCCCGGAGCAGGTGGCGTTCATGGAGCAGGCCGGGATGCCGATCTCCACCGCGTCGCACAAGGAGTTCACCGAGGTCGTCGAGCCGACCCGACTGGCCTACGTCTCGCTGATCGACTTCGTGCCGGGCGTCGAGCCGTACGACCACCTGACCGTCGTCACTCTCGAGCGCACCGCGACCGGGACCGACGTGGTGATGGAGTGCGAGCGGCTGCACGACGAGGAGTGGACCGGCCGGATCGTCGCCGGCCGCACCAACGAGCTCGACAACCTGGAGCGGCTGGTCACAGCGTGA
- a CDS encoding IS110 family transposase, whose product MRVFIGVDPHKLSATIEVVDTNETVLAKGRFDTNKTGYAAMCRHVAAWPDRVWAVEGSSGAGRPLAQRLLADGERVVDVPPKLSARARLFDTGHNRKTDAHDAHAVAAVAVRTKGLRVLSYDADLEVLRMLTDRRAELISQRVQTVNRLQRLLSELIPGEVKLNLTAPQAREILSRRRPRDLAGKTCKRLALEQLEDLSVIERRIKAADKERKALVLASGSRLMDLPGIGPIGAARILADVGDIARFADRNRFASWTGTAPLDASSGEQVRHRLSRAGNRKINHMLHMAALSQIRLDTDGRAYYRRKRAAGKTHLEALRCLKRRISDAVYRRLLDDTAGAAGAGPGGQGGTSQESSAADSHPLIGTSDKPLPDPRPRRYAATSQPRKPQPRKPQPVEALRDAG is encoded by the coding sequence ATGCGGGTCTTCATCGGGGTCGATCCCCACAAGCTGTCCGCGACCATCGAGGTCGTCGACACCAACGAGACCGTCTTGGCCAAAGGTCGGTTCGACACCAACAAGACCGGCTATGCCGCGATGTGCAGACATGTCGCTGCCTGGCCCGACCGCGTCTGGGCCGTCGAGGGCAGCAGCGGCGCCGGGCGGCCTCTGGCTCAGCGGCTGCTCGCCGATGGTGAGCGGGTGGTCGATGTTCCGCCGAAGCTCTCAGCGCGGGCACGGCTGTTCGACACTGGCCACAACCGCAAGACCGACGCCCATGACGCCCACGCCGTCGCCGCGGTCGCGGTCCGCACCAAAGGCCTGCGGGTCCTGTCCTACGACGCTGACCTCGAGGTCCTGCGGATGCTCACCGATCGTCGCGCCGAGTTGATCAGCCAGCGCGTGCAGACCGTGAACCGCCTCCAGCGGCTCCTGTCCGAGCTGATCCCCGGCGAGGTCAAGCTGAACCTGACCGCCCCGCAGGCACGCGAGATCCTCTCCCGACGCCGGCCCCGCGACCTGGCCGGCAAGACCTGCAAGCGACTCGCGCTGGAACAGCTTGAGGACCTCAGCGTGATCGAGCGCAGGATCAAGGCCGCCGACAAGGAGCGGAAGGCACTCGTCCTCGCGTCAGGGTCGAGACTGATGGACCTGCCCGGCATCGGCCCCATCGGCGCTGCTCGGATCCTCGCCGACGTCGGCGACATCGCCCGGTTTGCTGACCGCAATCGATTCGCCTCCTGGACAGGAACCGCGCCCCTGGACGCCTCATCGGGCGAGCAGGTTCGTCATCGTCTCTCCCGCGCGGGCAACCGCAAGATCAACCACATGCTGCACATGGCCGCGTTGAGCCAGATCCGGCTCGACACCGACGGGCGCGCCTACTACCGGCGCAAGCGCGCCGCCGGGAAGACCCACCTCGAAGCGCTGCGGTGCCTCAAACGACGGATCTCGGACGCCGTCTACCGACGGCTCCTCGACGACACCGCGGGCGCGGCGGGTGCGGGTCCGGGAGGGCAAGGCGGGACGTCTCAAGAATCCAGCGCGGCCGACTCACACCCGCTCATCGGCACTTCGGATAAGCCACTCCCGGACCCGCGTCCACGACGCTACGCCGCGACCTCGCAGCCACGGAAGCCCCAGCCACGGAAGCCCCAGCCCGTGGAAGCGCTTCGCGACGCCGGTTGA
- a CDS encoding ORC-CDC6 family AAA ATPase — protein sequence MSDSMLEDPRMVRAVSSIVSRSERQADPEVLRETYVETGVLPQVANFGHQVLYGRRGTGKTHVLQVLGAEMEESENVFHIYLDIRLLGSAHMFTDPTQPLAPRCIALFKDLLALLQGRLLDIATDPNRDGSGMEEVSELARYITEKTAEVASRDVKTTRQKENVSQAGLRVGVSGTGPTADLTLGSTARGTNTDEVSYTEALRETIVYSEVYQVLDAALEAMGVEHLVLLIDEWTSIPTDLQPFIAEFLKRSVLPSHRITVKIGSLEYRSRFSLPQPDGGNVVGFELGPDITANLDLDDYYVYERNPDRVEEIFAAVLFKHVTSGLDQAFLDEYGIREATAFRSRVFTERATFVELVRAGEGVVRDFLGIFGSAFFRANRSGRKKIDLRSVEDAARDWYETDKSASLSDAQHAALRLLIDDVIGSRQTKMFMLSREQSGHPMILSLFDLRLLHLIERGYSDKENPGLRYNIYALDYGTYVELKRTKVEPDGVLFEDVDVAEARLGERMVPLADKRSIRRVILQTTIFDDL from the coding sequence ATGTCTGACTCAATGTTGGAAGACCCGCGGATGGTGCGGGCAGTCAGCAGCATCGTGTCGCGCTCGGAACGGCAGGCAGACCCAGAAGTCCTGCGCGAGACCTATGTCGAGACCGGGGTTCTCCCCCAGGTGGCGAACTTCGGCCACCAGGTCCTCTACGGCCGCCGGGGCACGGGCAAGACGCACGTTCTGCAGGTCCTCGGGGCCGAGATGGAGGAGAGCGAGAACGTCTTCCACATCTACCTGGATATCCGCCTGCTCGGCAGCGCGCACATGTTTACGGACCCAACGCAGCCGCTCGCGCCGCGCTGCATCGCCCTCTTCAAGGACCTGCTCGCGCTGCTGCAGGGGCGACTCCTGGACATCGCCACCGATCCGAACCGCGACGGTAGCGGCATGGAGGAGGTCAGCGAGCTCGCTAGGTACATCACGGAAAAGACGGCCGAAGTCGCAAGCCGCGACGTGAAGACCACTCGGCAGAAGGAGAATGTCTCGCAGGCGGGTCTGCGGGTGGGCGTGTCCGGGACCGGGCCCACGGCCGACCTCACGCTGGGCTCAACCGCCCGAGGGACGAACACTGACGAGGTCTCGTACACGGAGGCGCTGCGCGAGACTATCGTCTACAGCGAGGTCTACCAGGTGCTCGATGCGGCTCTGGAGGCAATGGGCGTCGAACACCTCGTCCTCCTGATCGACGAGTGGACGTCGATCCCCACGGACCTGCAGCCCTTCATCGCGGAGTTCCTGAAACGGTCGGTGCTGCCGTCGCACCGCATCACCGTCAAGATCGGCTCCCTGGAGTACCGCTCGCGATTCAGCCTCCCCCAACCGGACGGTGGCAACGTGGTGGGCTTCGAACTCGGCCCCGATATCACCGCCAACCTCGATCTCGACGACTACTACGTCTACGAGCGCAACCCGGACCGCGTCGAGGAGATCTTTGCGGCGGTACTCTTTAAGCACGTCACCTCCGGGCTCGATCAGGCTTTCCTCGACGAGTACGGGATCCGCGAGGCGACCGCCTTCAGGTCACGGGTTTTCACCGAGCGCGCCACGTTCGTCGAACTCGTGCGAGCGGGCGAGGGCGTCGTCCGAGACTTCCTGGGCATCTTCGGATCCGCCTTCTTCCGGGCGAACCGGTCCGGACGGAAGAAGATTGACCTCCGCAGCGTGGAGGACGCCGCCCGAGACTGGTATGAGACGGACAAGTCGGCCTCTCTGTCCGATGCGCAGCATGCTGCCTTGCGCCTGCTTATCGATGACGTGATCGGCTCCCGGCAGACCAAGATGTTTATGCTCTCGCGGGAGCAGTCCGGGCACCCGATGATCCTGTCGCTGTTCGATCTTCGCCTGCTCCATCTAATCGAGCGAGGCTACAGCGACAAGGAGAACCCCGGCCTGAGGTACAACATCTACGCTCTGGATTACGGCACCTATGTCGAGCTCAAACGCACTAAGGTTGAGCCGGACGGCGTGCTGTTTGAGGACGTAGATGTCGCGGAGGCACGCCTCGGCGAGCGCATGGTTCCGCTCGCGGACAAGCGCAGCATACGCAGGGTGATCCTGCAGACAACCATCTTCGACGACCTCTAA